The Streptococcus sp. 29896 genome includes a region encoding these proteins:
- a CDS encoding uracil-xanthine permease family protein, with protein MSTKANLLFDVHEKPAPLQGILLSFQHVFAMFGATILVPLILGMPVSVALFASGVGTLIYQVATQFKVPVYLGSSFAYISAMALAIKEMGGDVSAAQTGILFVGLIYVLIAALVKVIGTKWIDSLLPPVVIGPMIIVIGLGLANSAVTSAGFVADGDWKNVVVAIATFLIAAFVNTKGKGFAKIVPFLIAIVGGYVIAIFLGLVDFKPVLEAAWFELPGFYLPFETGAFKSYNFYFGPEMIAILPIAVVTIAEHIGDHTVLSQICGRQFLKDPGLSRTLIGDGVATAVSAFIGGPANTTYGENTGVIGMTRIASVSVIRNAALIAIAFSFLGKFTALISTIPSAVLGGMSILLYGVIASNGLKVLIESRVDFGQVRNLIIASSMLVLGLGGAVLNIGAITLSGTALSAIVGIVLNLILPKAEKAE; from the coding sequence ATGAGTACAAAAGCCAATCTTTTGTTTGATGTCCATGAGAAACCAGCACCCTTGCAAGGGATTTTGTTGAGTTTCCAGCACGTGTTCGCTATGTTCGGAGCGACAATCTTGGTGCCCTTGATTCTCGGTATGCCAGTTTCGGTTGCCCTCTTCGCATCAGGTGTCGGGACTTTGATTTACCAAGTAGCGACACAGTTTAAGGTGCCGGTTTACCTGGGCTCTTCCTTCGCCTACATCTCAGCTATGGCCCTCGCCATTAAGGAAATGGGCGGCGATGTGTCAGCTGCGCAGACAGGTATTCTCTTTGTCGGCTTGATTTATGTCTTGATTGCTGCACTTGTTAAAGTTATCGGCACCAAGTGGATTGACAGTCTCTTGCCACCAGTTGTTATCGGACCTATGATTATCGTTATCGGTCTGGGTCTCGCCAACTCTGCCGTGACTTCGGCAGGCTTCGTTGCAGACGGCGACTGGAAAAACGTCGTCGTGGCGATTGCAACCTTCTTGATTGCGGCTTTTGTCAATACCAAAGGGAAAGGCTTCGCCAAGATTGTTCCTTTCTTGATTGCCATCGTCGGTGGTTATGTGATTGCCATCTTCCTTGGACTAGTTGATTTCAAACCTGTTTTGGAAGCTGCTTGGTTTGAATTGCCAGGTTTCTACCTACCATTTGAAACAGGTGCTTTCAAATCTTACAATTTCTACTTTGGTCCGGAAATGATTGCCATCTTGCCAATCGCAGTGGTGACCATCGCAGAGCATATTGGAGACCACACGGTTCTAAGCCAAATCTGTGGCCGCCAGTTCTTGAAGGATCCAGGTCTCAGCCGTACCTTGATTGGTGACGGTGTGGCGACTGCCGTATCAGCCTTTATCGGTGGACCTGCTAACACGACTTACGGTGAAAACACAGGGGTTATCGGTATGACCCGCATCGCATCAGTGTCCGTTATCCGTAACGCAGCCTTGATTGCCATTGCCTTCTCATTCTTGGGTAAATTTACAGCCCTTATCTCAACCATTCCAAGTGCCGTTCTTGGTGGTATGTCTATCTTGCTCTACGGTGTTATCGCCTCAAACGGTTTGAAAGTCTTGATTGAAAGCCGTGTTGATTTCGGTCAAGTCCGCAACCTGATTATTGCAAGTTCGATGCTAGTATTGGGCCTCGGTGGTGCAGTGCTTAACATCGGTGCCATCACCCTTTCAGGTACAGCCCTCTCAGCCATTGTTGGCATCGTCCTCAACCTCATCTTGCCAAAGGCAGAAAAGGCTGAGTAA
- a CDS encoding beta-N-acetylglucosaminidase domain-containing protein — translation MKRSSKDLFDKRYSYSIRRLSVGTASVVVGCMLFGSQMVQANTVEASDPSLELVTDETEELPVIPEEEAVEETPAVLSEGGEVGQDDGSESVTELEALEAVAAEPMLAPAADLPQANESEGGETREATAQSQDQVVAPASWTTIHHYNQVDQQVNFDQAWKFSLGETAGASAKQFDDSSWQVLDLPHDFSLIQDYTQSGEAESGYKPGGTGWYRKAFTVSEEVAAGRVELQFDGAYMETEVFINGTSLGVHPNGYSPFTFDLTGHVRANEENIIAVKVVNPVPSSRWYSGSGIYRSVHLNMTPKVHLAEYGVVVTSPNLKESKTGQGTASRVEVVTALENAGSQSAAVTVRTSLFERLADGKVGTKVAEKTSSLTTISSQTSSKIRTEFDINNLKLWSVSNPHLYIVRTEILDGATVVQSRDQETGFRYIEFDNVSGFKLNGEKLKLQGVSMHHDQGGLGARAYYDAIERQFEILKGMGVNAVRVTHNPAARAMKDIANRMGMLLIDEAFDTWERPKNSNVNDYSRFFNRTIGTTAENLVGARAQDQQWSEFHVKQMVKSGINDPSIIMWSTGNEVLEGISGSASNYVSVINRLIGWINEVDPTRPATIGDNKLKHGDRIAVGMGNALNDATVRGIVGYNYADGSKYDESKANHPNWIIYGSETASSVNSRGVYNIKGNASRSDKQRTAYDQSHVNWGHTASQAWYDVITRDFVAGEFVWTGFDYLGEPTPWNGVGPGTQHGWPAPKSSYFGIVDTAGFPKDSYYFYRSQWKQDDTTLHVLPAWNDAVLQKDSNNRVEVVVYSNAAKVQLVHIAADGTQRDLGTKEFTEVTTDAGYKYKIYNGADKSSTPHKNLYLTWQVDYQPGTIKAIAYDAQGNVIEQTVGSSQHSTFGAASKLLAKVAKVDQAVTDHSLAYIEIDVVDANNNLVVNAANPVSISVSGPAKLVAMDNGNAMDHQSYQADNRKAFAGKVLAIVQMTGASGTVSVTASADGLTASTVEFAVTGQADQAANKAKEYKLSKNIYIKRGAEVNLPTSVTVRFQDGSEAEKAVSFDKAAIREKLATEDTVTARARVADLDLDVSLLISVIDQVAAIKNVATAVEIGSPLVLPQMVEAFLADGTLLSSQFPVTWTQPSDDQLRTEGVIEVRGVANVLGDQLPVIAKVRVGNRAVTIGGNVAPKATRIEQDIPQNLQSDTLMAIVDGGLQASANNDGGANETIWSNYDAAQADRKTATLSFVYDTAQNIAEVSIYYHRDNWSLRQPKSVTFSYQTSSSAEATVAAHRVTETKPVNGLTKVTYRLDRPVSAEIFKVTVENSDEVLSGRKPSVGIVELELKTALEAFVKSSDASINEIQIGNQVLRGASITNNMTVSGRGDITARNSANNVGVTVLRTADNTVKIVTSSEDGSQSETYTLTFVPDSPTTEGRNYIERSEMTLTAGSVENRASEAVDNAKDFNLNSHWHSAWSGTDISNLWLTVDTGRVRQLNGLAYRHRQDGSPNGKVASYDILVSTDNRTWTSVKTGSFDENNRDWQEVSFDPTSARYIKLQAVNTLGDGGRPNRFMSVSEIRVSEYLGQVEAVALTSDHVRLASQEYAYTGQALTPKPTVRVNGVDLVENQDYHLDYSDNIGQVGTSSRASIRVTGLGRYTGVVSLNFTIRAGQAETVSDGTIETADRFDATRPASAEVIAVALASEDYLNKNYQVFPTPQTVTYGNGLVALNGRVNLVIGQGVDIYTRNRLKDTLQAHQISYATSTSAVEGATNIYIGIHGQAGFAQSHQANAGRTAQLFDKIDAYRLVVKDNAISVIGKDTDAVFFGLTTLKHMLNDSPAPVLREVDVEDFADIKNRGFIEGYYGNPWSTADRMELMRYGGDLKLTQYFFAPKDDEYHNSRWRELYPEDKLEEIRQMARVGNQNKTRYVWTLHPFMHNSVRFGDDNHYREDLEVIKRKFTQLMGVGVREFGILADDARHPAGGFASYNRLMADLTQWLESQQAQYTGLRKEMIFVPHEYWGDGDEAELRSLNENLPESASLTVTGGRIWGQVSNQFLTTLSTNLSQGGKTYRPVQLWINWPCTDNSKEHLILGGGEKFLQPNVDASLIGGIMLNPMQQSEPSKIALFSAAEYTWNIWESEEAAKRVNDIAFNFVETGRFTDSETSLAFRELGKHMINQNMDGRVVKLEESLELAPKLTAFRTKLEAGEDLTEDRRQLRAEFAKLKAAAQLYKESGNELMRNQIHYWLDNTIDQMDALESLLTATEFIGSDQADQLWNHYNRGLGLYEQSKGYTFWYVNHYEKAELGVQHIRPFILHLLEFLAGQVESELYPDRINSRLITNRSGAEGSVANILDGDLSTQLLFKNPNTISTGDYVGLEFNKTIDLDSLTFAMGAVSNLRDTFSAAAIQYQTEDGEWLPIPGHTYTGSEALITFSNLGLKAKAVRMIATSDKANTWFGIRDIAVNKPLEASRQTSVAITHSTNLVYKGQTSEAQIKDGNDATEAMFANADTAGSQRDTTPAEAWVQLDLGQVKPISKVRLAQGTGDKLNKGVLEYSVNGTDWTNLTSLSGEQLKEVSQEFEAQYIRVRNTENLPKWWRIKDFSVETNEGRRDMVETSIASLENSPVFETLGSYRLPLPATTQLAPGDFVGIKLDRLHELESLQATGSQLDLVYSPNAVEWYQLDQLSEQPLARYIRLINKGQTSQNLGSSELLVETKEIHPDKLKSTTLGINQVYGNNDVRRIKNLGQLFDGVYNNFVEFADVPRQGGEIVLELGVQRPIRKIRAYIQDGTKNYLRDGKIQVSQNGQDWVDIVTVGDGQANASRDDSLGDGWTHDSNLPGNRYIEGSLETPVNAKYLRIYFTANYDYRFVGFTEMVINDSEFVKTINDPTVTGDGGEAAENLYTNLVDRKVLSSYKPAKDQGHLVYHLSEKTGVNHVKLISSLPAGSSVQLRARVIRQGQDAGPEWVELGAVTNSLQTFVLGQDVAHLLDLDLSWTGGRPEFYELSTYHAEIDQETPIEDQPTTGGETSQPDQPTTGGETSQPDQPTTGGETSQPDQPTPGGETSQPDQPTTGGETSQPDQPTPGSETSQPGSDEWVWTVKPESGLLSLTHEKPRLDILERERGYGRQVLDNPDLPVGVTRLVQAGKAGRERVFVQVVTENGVVLSQRIVHTMVLEEAQDEILEVGRKPLAPQAASQSATVQETKAAVSQAQLPETGSQDQSYLLTGLSVLATLGLVARAKRREE, via the coding sequence ATGAAACGTAGTTCAAAAGACTTGTTTGACAAGCGATACAGCTACTCAATTCGGAGGCTAAGTGTTGGTACAGCTTCTGTTGTTGTGGGTTGTATGTTGTTCGGCAGTCAGATGGTTCAGGCCAATACAGTAGAGGCGAGTGATCCATCCTTAGAATTGGTGACCGATGAGACAGAAGAATTGCCGGTCATTCCAGAGGAAGAAGCTGTGGAAGAAACACCTGCAGTTCTTTCCGAAGGGGGAGAGGTGGGGCAAGATGATGGCTCAGAGTCTGTGACAGAGCTTGAAGCACTTGAAGCAGTGGCTGCAGAGCCGATGTTGGCACCTGCAGCGGACCTTCCTCAAGCGAATGAGAGTGAGGGTGGTGAGACTCGAGAAGCAACAGCTCAATCCCAAGATCAGGTTGTGGCGCCAGCTAGCTGGACGACCATCCACCATTATAACCAGGTGGACCAACAGGTCAATTTCGATCAAGCCTGGAAATTTAGCTTGGGGGAGACTGCTGGTGCATCTGCCAAGCAGTTTGATGATTCAAGCTGGCAGGTTTTGGATTTGCCACACGACTTTAGTTTGATTCAGGACTATACCCAATCGGGTGAGGCTGAGAGTGGCTACAAGCCAGGCGGAACTGGCTGGTACCGCAAGGCATTTACCGTATCAGAAGAGGTTGCGGCAGGTCGTGTTGAATTGCAGTTTGATGGTGCTTATATGGAGACCGAGGTCTTCATTAACGGGACTTCCTTAGGAGTGCATCCAAATGGATACAGTCCATTTACCTTTGATTTGACAGGCCATGTCCGGGCAAATGAAGAAAATATCATTGCAGTTAAGGTTGTTAACCCTGTTCCAAGTTCCCGTTGGTATTCAGGAAGCGGAATCTACCGTTCTGTCCATCTCAATATGACACCTAAGGTTCATTTGGCGGAGTACGGAGTGGTTGTGACCAGTCCCAACCTCAAGGAGTCGAAGACTGGTCAAGGTACAGCTAGTCGGGTAGAAGTTGTGACCGCATTAGAAAATGCTGGTAGTCAGTCTGCGGCTGTTACAGTGAGAACAAGCCTCTTTGAGCGGTTGGCAGATGGCAAGGTCGGAACAAAGGTAGCTGAGAAAACCAGCAGTTTGACGACTATTTCTAGCCAAACCAGTAGCAAGATTCGCACGGAGTTTGATATTAACAACCTCAAACTTTGGTCTGTCAGCAACCCACATCTTTATATCGTACGGACGGAAATTCTTGATGGTGCAACAGTAGTACAGAGTCGGGATCAGGAGACAGGTTTCCGTTATATTGAATTCGACAATGTTTCTGGCTTTAAGTTAAATGGTGAGAAGCTCAAGTTACAAGGGGTTTCCATGCACCATGACCAGGGCGGTTTAGGAGCTCGTGCCTATTACGATGCCATTGAACGCCAGTTTGAAATTCTCAAAGGGATGGGTGTCAATGCGGTTCGGGTGACCCATAACCCAGCCGCTCGTGCCATGAAAGACATTGCCAATCGAATGGGCATGCTCTTGATTGATGAGGCATTTGATACTTGGGAACGGCCGAAAAACTCCAACGTTAATGACTATTCTCGATTCTTCAATCGTACAATTGGCACAACAGCAGAAAACCTAGTCGGTGCCCGTGCCCAGGACCAGCAATGGTCGGAATTCCATGTGAAACAGATGGTCAAGAGCGGTATCAACGATCCGTCCATCATCATGTGGTCAACAGGAAACGAAGTGCTTGAAGGAATTAGCGGTAGTGCTAGCAATTATGTATCGGTCATCAATCGTCTGATTGGCTGGATCAATGAAGTTGACCCAACCCGTCCGGCTACTATCGGTGACAACAAACTCAAACATGGGGATCGGATCGCGGTTGGTATGGGTAATGCCTTAAACGATGCGACGGTGCGTGGTATTGTCGGTTACAACTATGCCGATGGTAGCAAGTACGACGAAAGCAAAGCCAACCATCCTAACTGGATTATCTATGGTTCAGAAACGGCTTCATCTGTCAATAGCCGTGGGGTCTACAATATCAAAGGCAATGCCAGTCGTTCAGACAAGCAGCGGACAGCCTATGACCAGAGCCATGTTAACTGGGGGCACACAGCTAGTCAGGCCTGGTATGATGTTATCACACGGGATTTTGTAGCCGGTGAGTTTGTATGGACTGGTTTTGACTACCTTGGAGAACCAACTCCGTGGAATGGAGTTGGTCCAGGTACCCAACATGGTTGGCCAGCGCCAAAGAGCTCTTATTTTGGTATTGTCGATACGGCGGGCTTCCCTAAAGATTCCTATTATTTCTACCGGAGCCAATGGAAACAAGACGACACGACGCTCCATGTCCTTCCTGCTTGGAATGACGCAGTTTTACAGAAAGATAGCAACAACCGTGTTGAAGTCGTCGTCTATTCCAATGCAGCCAAGGTGCAGTTGGTTCACATTGCCGCAGATGGAACGCAGCGTGATTTAGGAACCAAGGAATTCACAGAAGTTACGACAGATGCTGGTTACAAGTACAAAATTTACAACGGTGCAGACAAGAGTAGCACCCCTCATAAGAATCTCTATCTGACCTGGCAGGTTGACTACCAGCCAGGCACCATCAAGGCCATTGCCTATGATGCTCAGGGAAATGTGATTGAACAGACTGTCGGTAGCAGTCAGCATTCAACCTTTGGTGCAGCCAGCAAGCTCCTTGCCAAGGTTGCCAAGGTGGATCAAGCTGTGACAGACCATTCTCTAGCTTATATCGAGATTGATGTTGTTGATGCCAATAACAATCTCGTTGTCAATGCTGCCAACCCTGTATCCATTTCTGTCAGCGGACCAGCTAAGTTGGTAGCCATGGATAACGGAAATGCTATGGACCATCAAAGTTATCAGGCAGATAACCGCAAGGCATTTGCCGGTAAGGTCTTGGCTATTGTCCAGATGACGGGTGCTAGCGGTACAGTTTCTGTGACCGCGAGTGCAGATGGGTTGACTGCTTCAACGGTTGAATTTGCAGTGACAGGTCAGGCAGACCAAGCGGCAAACAAGGCTAAGGAATACAAATTATCTAAAAATATTTATATCAAACGTGGAGCAGAAGTGAATCTGCCAACCAGCGTGACAGTTCGCTTCCAAGATGGTAGCGAGGCCGAGAAGGCTGTCAGTTTTGATAAGGCTGCTATTCGAGAAAAATTGGCAACAGAAGACACGGTGACAGCTCGTGCTCGTGTTGCAGACCTGGATTTGGATGTATCCTTGCTGATTTCTGTCATCGATCAGGTTGCGGCAATTAAAAATGTAGCCACCGCGGTTGAAATCGGGTCACCTCTGGTTTTACCACAAATGGTCGAAGCCTTTTTGGCAGACGGTACCTTGCTCTCATCGCAATTCCCAGTGACTTGGACCCAACCAAGTGACGACCAGTTGCGAACAGAAGGGGTCATCGAGGTGCGTGGGGTTGCAAATGTTTTGGGTGATCAACTTCCAGTAATTGCTAAGGTGCGTGTGGGCAACCGTGCGGTCACTATCGGGGGCAACGTTGCACCAAAAGCAACCCGTATCGAGCAGGATATCCCGCAAAATCTTCAGTCGGATACCCTGATGGCTATTGTTGACGGTGGTTTGCAGGCTTCTGCCAACAACGATGGTGGAGCAAACGAAACCATCTGGTCCAATTACGATGCCGCCCAAGCAGACCGCAAAACAGCGACGCTTAGCTTTGTATACGATACTGCGCAAAACATCGCAGAAGTGTCCATCTACTACCACCGAGACAACTGGTCTCTTCGTCAGCCTAAGTCAGTAACCTTCTCTTATCAGACAAGTTCTAGCGCAGAAGCGACAGTTGCCGCTCATCGCGTGACAGAGACAAAACCAGTCAACGGCTTGACCAAGGTAACCTATCGCTTGGATCGGCCAGTTTCAGCTGAAATCTTTAAGGTGACAGTTGAAAATTCTGACGAGGTTCTATCTGGTCGCAAACCGTCTGTCGGTATTGTTGAGCTGGAATTGAAGACGGCCCTTGAGGCATTTGTCAAGTCGAGTGATGCTAGTATCAATGAGATTCAAATCGGCAACCAAGTCCTCCGCGGTGCCTCCATCACCAACAACATGACAGTATCAGGTCGTGGGGATATCACAGCTCGTAACAGTGCCAATAATGTCGGAGTGACCGTTCTGCGAACAGCTGATAATACGGTGAAAATCGTTACCTCATCTGAGGACGGTAGCCAGTCAGAAACCTATACTCTGACCTTTGTTCCAGATAGTCCGACAACAGAAGGCCGCAACTATATAGAGCGGTCGGAGATGACCCTTACTGCGGGTTCTGTGGAAAATAGAGCCAGCGAAGCAGTGGACAATGCCAAAGACTTTAACTTGAACAGCCACTGGCACTCTGCCTGGTCAGGAACAGATATCAGCAACCTCTGGTTAACAGTTGATACAGGCCGAGTTCGCCAGCTCAATGGTCTGGCTTACCGCCACCGTCAGGATGGAAGTCCAAACGGCAAGGTCGCTAGCTATGACATTTTAGTGAGTACAGACAACCGTACTTGGACATCTGTGAAAACAGGTAGCTTTGATGAGAATAATCGTGATTGGCAGGAGGTAAGTTTTGATCCAACTAGCGCTCGTTACATCAAGTTACAGGCTGTCAATACCTTGGGAGATGGTGGCCGTCCAAATCGCTTCATGTCTGTCAGTGAGATCCGTGTCAGCGAATACTTGGGTCAAGTAGAAGCAGTTGCTCTGACAAGTGACCATGTCCGCCTAGCAAGTCAAGAATATGCCTATACAGGTCAAGCCTTGACACCGAAGCCGACAGTTAGAGTCAACGGGGTTGACCTGGTTGAAAATCAAGACTACCATCTCGATTATAGTGACAATATCGGCCAAGTAGGCACAAGCAGTCGGGCAAGTATCCGAGTGACCGGTTTGGGCCGCTATACTGGAGTTGTCTCCCTTAACTTTACGATTCGAGCAGGTCAGGCAGAAACAGTCTCTGATGGAACGATTGAGACTGCGGATCGGTTCGATGCGACTCGCCCAGCTAGTGCAGAAGTGATTGCGGTGGCCTTGGCAAGCGAGGACTATCTCAATAAGAACTATCAAGTCTTTCCTACCCCTCAAACTGTGACCTATGGCAATGGACTGGTAGCCCTAAATGGCCGTGTCAACCTGGTCATTGGTCAAGGAGTGGATATTTATACCCGTAACCGTCTCAAAGATACCTTGCAGGCCCACCAGATTTCGTATGCAACCAGCACAAGTGCGGTGGAAGGTGCAACCAATATCTACATTGGTATTCATGGTCAGGCTGGTTTTGCCCAAAGCCATCAGGCTAATGCAGGACGTACTGCCCAGCTCTTTGATAAGATTGATGCCTACCGTTTGGTGGTCAAAGACAATGCTATTTCAGTCATTGGTAAGGACACAGATGCAGTCTTCTTTGGTTTGACAACCTTGAAGCACATGCTCAATGACAGTCCGGCTCCAGTTCTGCGTGAAGTAGATGTAGAAGACTTTGCAGACATTAAAAACCGTGGCTTCATCGAAGGCTATTATGGCAACCCTTGGAGTACAGCTGACCGCATGGAATTGATGCGCTACGGTGGTGACCTCAAGCTGACCCAGTATTTCTTTGCACCAAAAGATGATGAATACCACAACAGCCGCTGGCGTGAACTCTATCCAGAAGACAAGCTAGAAGAAATTCGTCAGATGGCGCGTGTGGGGAATCAAAACAAGACCCGCTATGTCTGGACCCTCCATCCATTCATGCATAATAGCGTACGCTTTGGTGACGACAACCACTATCGTGAAGATCTTGAAGTTATCAAGCGGAAATTTACCCAATTGATGGGCGTTGGTGTGAGAGAATTCGGTATCCTGGCAGACGATGCCCGTCATCCAGCAGGCGGATTTGCAAGCTACAACCGTCTCATGGCGGATCTGACCCAATGGCTGGAAAGCCAGCAGGCTCAGTATACTGGTTTGCGCAAGGAGATGATCTTTGTACCGCACGAATACTGGGGAGACGGGGATGAGGCAGAATTGCGTTCGCTCAATGAAAATCTTCCTGAAAGTGCTAGCCTGACAGTGACAGGTGGCCGTATCTGGGGACAAGTGTCCAACCAGTTCCTGACAACCTTGAGCACCAATTTGAGTCAGGGAGGCAAGACCTATCGTCCTGTTCAACTCTGGATCAACTGGCCATGTACAGATAACTCCAAAGAGCACTTGATTCTTGGTGGCGGTGAAAAATTCCTGCAGCCAAATGTTGATGCCAGCCTAATTGGTGGTATCATGCTCAACCCAATGCAGCAATCAGAGCCATCTAAGATCGCTCTCTTCTCTGCTGCTGAATACACATGGAATATCTGGGAGTCAGAAGAAGCTGCCAAACGTGTCAATGACATTGCCTTCAACTTTGTTGAAACAGGCCGCTTTACCGATTCGGAGACCTCCCTTGCCTTTAGAGAACTGGGCAAACACATGATCAACCAAAATATGGATGGCCGTGTGGTGAAATTGGAAGAATCCCTTGAATTGGCACCGAAACTGACTGCCTTTCGTACCAAGTTGGAAGCGGGAGAGGATCTGACAGAAGACCGTCGCCAATTACGGGCGGAATTTGCTAAATTGAAGGCCGCAGCCCAACTCTATAAGGAGTCTGGCAATGAGTTGATGCGCAATCAGATTCATTACTGGCTAGACAATACCATTGACCAGATGGATGCCCTAGAATCCCTTTTGACAGCGACCGAGTTTATCGGAAGTGACCAGGCAGACCAGCTTTGGAACCACTATAACCGCGGTCTTGGTCTCTATGAACAGTCCAAAGGCTATACCTTCTGGTATGTGAACCATTATGAAAAAGCAGAGCTGGGCGTGCAGCATATCCGACCATTTATCTTGCACCTCTTGGAATTCCTTGCAGGTCAAGTCGAGTCAGAGCTCTATCCAGACCGCATCAATAGCCGCTTGATCACCAATCGCTCAGGAGCAGAAGGAAGTGTAGCCAATATCCTAGACGGTGACCTATCGACTCAACTCCTCTTCAAGAATCCAAACACCATTTCGACAGGTGACTATGTTGGTTTGGAATTCAACAAGACCATCGATTTGGACAGCTTGACCTTTGCCATGGGAGCTGTCAGCAACCTGCGTGACACCTTCTCAGCCGCAGCTATCCAATACCAGACAGAAGACGGAGAATGGCTGCCAATCCCAGGTCATACTTACACAGGTAGTGAAGCTCTCATAACCTTCTCTAACTTGGGCCTGAAGGCCAAAGCGGTGCGGATGATTGCGACAAGCGATAAGGCCAATACTTGGTTTGGTATTCGTGATATTGCTGTCAACAAGCCATTAGAAGCGAGTCGCCAGACAAGTGTGGCCATTACCCACAGTACTAATTTGGTTTACAAGGGGCAAACCAGTGAAGCCCAAATCAAAGATGGCAATGATGCGACAGAAGCAATGTTTGCTAATGCTGATACTGCTGGTTCTCAACGAGATACCACACCTGCCGAAGCTTGGGTACAGCTCGACCTAGGCCAAGTGAAACCAATCAGCAAGGTTCGTTTGGCACAGGGAACAGGGGACAAACTTAACAAAGGTGTCTTGGAATACTCTGTCAACGGAACCGACTGGACCAATCTTACTTCCCTTTCTGGCGAGCAGCTGAAAGAAGTCAGTCAAGAATTTGAAGCCCAATACATCCGTGTGCGCAATACGGAAAACCTGCCAAAATGGTGGCGTATCAAGGACTTCTCAGTAGAGACCAATGAAGGACGCAGAGATATGGTTGAAACAAGTATCGCCAGTCTGGAAAATAGTCCAGTCTTTGAGACACTTGGTTCCTACCGTCTACCATTGCCTGCAACTACTCAGCTAGCGCCAGGCGACTTTGTTGGTATCAAGTTAGACCGCCTCCATGAGTTGGAATCCTTGCAAGCAACAGGTAGTCAATTGGATTTGGTTTATTCACCAAACGCAGTTGAATGGTACCAGCTTGACCAGTTGTCCGAGCAACCTTTGGCTCGCTATATCCGACTGATAAACAAGGGGCAGACCAGTCAAAATCTTGGTAGTTCAGAATTGTTGGTTGAAACTAAGGAAATCCATCCAGATAAGTTGAAATCAACTACCTTAGGCATTAACCAAGTCTATGGCAACAATGATGTTCGTCGGATTAAGAACCTAGGTCAACTCTTTGATGGAGTCTACAATAACTTTGTCGAATTCGCAGATGTTCCACGCCAGGGGGGTGAAATTGTCCTAGAACTAGGTGTGCAACGACCAATCCGTAAGATCCGTGCCTATATCCAAGATGGCACCAAGAACTACCTCCGTGATGGCAAGATTCAGGTCAGCCAAAACGGCCAGGATTGGGTAGATATTGTGACAGTTGGAGATGGTCAGGCCAATGCTTCGAGGGATGATTCTCTGGGAGACGGTTGGACACATGATTCTAACCTGCCAGGCAACCGTTATATCGAAGGTAGCCTGGAAACACCTGTCAATGCTAAGTACCTCCGCATTTATTTCACCGCCAACTACGATTACCGCTTCGTAGGCTTCACAGAAATGGTCATCAATGATAGTGAATTTGTCAAAACCATCAATGATCCAACTGTGACAGGAGATGGTGGTGAAGCAGCCGAGAACCTCTACACCAACTTAGTGGACCGCAAGGTACTCAGCTCCTACAAACCGGCTAAGGATCAGGGGCACCTCGTCTACCACCTATCTGAAAAGACAGGGGTCAACCATGTGAAGCTGATTTCTAGTCTTCCGGCAGGATCCAGTGTCCAGTTACGAGCTCGTGTGATTCGCCAAGGCCAAGATGCTGGTCCTGAATGGGTTGAGTTGGGGGCAGTAACCAATAGTCTTCAAACCTTTGTCCTGGGACAAGATGTAGCTCACTTGCTGGATCTTGACCTGTCATGGACTGGTGGACGTCCAGAGTTCTATGAGTTATCTACTTATCATGCGGAAATTGATCAAGAAACTCCAATTGAAGATCAACCAACAACAGGCGGTGAGACCAGCCAGCCAGATCAACCAACAACAGGCGGCGAGACAAGCCAGCCAGATCAACCAACAACAGGCGGCGAGACAAGTCAGCCAGACCAGCCAACGCCAGGCGGTGAGACCAGCCAGCCAGATCAACCAACAACAGGCGGCGAGACAAGTCAGCCAGATCAGCCAACGCCAGGCAGTGAGACAAGTCAGCCAGGTTCAGATGAGTGGGTATGGACTGTGAAGCCAGAAAGTGGCCTCCTATCTCTGACTCATGAAAAACCACGCCTGGATATTCTCGAAAGAGAACGTGGCTATGGTCGTCAAGTGCTTGACAATCCTGACTTGCCAGTCGGAGTGACCCGCCTGGTACAGGCAGGAAAAGCAGGCAGAGAGCGTGTCTTTGTTCAGGTAGTCACTGAGAATGGGGTTGTTCTTTCCCAGCGCATTGTCCATACCATGGTACTGGAAGAAGCACAGGATGAAATCCTAGAAGTTGGTAGAAAACCGCTAGCCCCACAAGCTGCTAGCCAATCAGCTACCGTTCAAGAAACCAAAGCAGCTGTTTCCCAAGCTCAGTTGCCAGAAACAGGCAGTCAAGACCAGTCCTATCTCCTTACAGGGCTCAGTGTACTTGCGACACTTGGCTTGGTTGCGCGTGCAAAACGCAGAGAAGAATAA
- the rpsO gene encoding 30S ribosomal protein S15: MAISKEKKNEIMAQYARHEGDTGSVEVQVAVLTWEINHLNDHIKQHKKDHATYRGLMKKIGRRRNLLAYLRRTDVNRYRELIHSLGLRR, encoded by the coding sequence ATGGCAATCTCAAAAGAGAAAAAAAATGAAATCATGGCACAATATGCTCGTCATGAAGGCGACACAGGTTCAGTTGAAGTTCAAGTAGCAGTACTTACTTGGGAAATCAACCACCTTAACGACCACATCAAACAACACAAAAAAGACCACGCAACTTACCGTGGTTTGATGAAAAAAATCGGTCGCCGTCGTAACTTGTTGGCATACCTACGCCGCACAGACGTAAACCGTTACCGTGAATTGATTCACTCACTCGGACTCCGTCGTTAA